A genomic window from Cloacibacillus evryensis DSM 19522 includes:
- a CDS encoding DUF3842 family protein, whose amino-acid sequence MNILVIDGQGGGIGRQIVQSVRAKMPDISITAVGTNSIAAAAMLKAGADRAATGENSVVVCCRDADVIIGPVAIVIADSLLGEITPVMAAAVARSEAKRILVPVNCCNNIIAGVPDLSVGRIVECVMDELHKLIAARK is encoded by the coding sequence ATGAACATACTCGTGATAGACGGACAGGGCGGCGGGATAGGACGGCAGATCGTACAGTCGGTGCGGGCGAAGATGCCGGATATCTCGATCACCGCGGTGGGGACCAACAGCATCGCGGCGGCGGCGATGCTCAAAGCGGGGGCCGACAGGGCCGCGACGGGGGAAAACTCCGTAGTTGTCTGCTGTCGGGACGCGGACGTCATCATCGGCCCCGTCGCGATCGTGATCGCCGACTCGCTGCTTGGCGAGATCACCCCCGTGATGGCGGCCGCCGTCGCCCGCAGCGAGGCGAAGCGGATACTCGTACCCGTCAACTGCTGCAACAACATCATCGCCGGCGTGCCGGACCTTTCGGTAGGCAGGATCGTCGAATGCGTGATGGACGAGCTTCATAAACTTATTGCCGCGAGAAAATAA
- a CDS encoding Hsp20/alpha crystallin family protein, which yields MMMPKFFGESLFDELMDEFPFGSRMPALGGGVYGKREKNLMKTDVKEKDGNYILDIDLPGFKKEDIRAELRDGYLTISADRSYEREEKPEDGKFIRRERFSGSCSRTFYVGENAKPEDVKAKFEDGILTVSLPKEEPKKLPAKNNLIAIEG from the coding sequence ATGATGATGCCAAAATTTTTCGGAGAAAGTCTATTTGACGAGCTGATGGATGAGTTCCCCTTCGGGAGCAGGATGCCGGCGCTGGGCGGCGGCGTATATGGCAAGCGCGAAAAGAACCTGATGAAGACCGACGTCAAAGAGAAGGATGGCAACTACATCCTTGACATCGACCTGCCGGGATTCAAGAAGGAAGATATCAGGGCCGAGCTCCGCGACGGTTATCTGACGATTAGCGCGGACCGCAGCTACGAAAGGGAGGAGAAGCCGGAGGACGGTAAGTTCATCCGCCGGGAACGTTTCTCCGGCAGCTGTTCGAGGACCTTCTATGTCGGCGAGAACGCTAAGCCGGAGGATGTGAAAGCGAAATTTGAAGACGGCATCCTGACCGTCTCGCTCCCGAAAGAGGAGCCGAAAAAGCTCCCGGCTAAAAACAACCTCATCGCGATAGAGGGATAG
- a CDS encoding YgeY family selenium metabolism-linked hydrolase codes for MPLSERFETELIEFTRQLVRLQSYSDHEGAVAEAVVARMRELGYDEAFIDSTGNAVGFIGGGDKIVHFDSHMDTVEAGDAGDWTLPPFAAEIRDGRLYGRGSVDMKSGLAASIYGAALARERGYANDKKICVSGSVCEEYCDGKNLKMMYRELTLRPDFVVICEPSDNVITLGHKGKAQMRIKTHGLSAHGSAPEKGINAVYEMAEIICRVEALNKKLTAGGDPHGTIVLSDISCVSASLNAVPSEAEIYLDRRLVLGETEQKVRAEMEELIAGKRATWETGTLRRTSWRGAALVYEPLHMAWKLDERSPLFSAANAAYEEAFGRAPERYDFWDFGTNAVTPVSMGIDTIGFGPGEYKLAHMLDENCEIEKIKDAARFYAELIGKL; via the coding sequence ATGCCATTGTCTGAGAGGTTTGAAACAGAGCTTATCGAATTTACGCGGCAGCTTGTCCGTTTGCAGAGCTATTCCGACCATGAGGGCGCCGTCGCGGAGGCTGTCGTCGCCAGGATGCGCGAACTGGGATACGACGAGGCCTTCATAGACTCGACCGGCAACGCCGTCGGATTCATCGGCGGCGGGGATAAGATCGTACACTTCGATTCCCACATGGACACCGTCGAAGCGGGCGACGCCGGCGACTGGACGCTGCCGCCCTTTGCCGCGGAGATCAGGGACGGCAGGCTTTACGGGCGCGGTTCGGTGGACATGAAGTCCGGGCTCGCCGCCTCGATCTACGGCGCGGCCCTCGCGCGGGAGCGCGGTTATGCGAATGATAAAAAAATCTGCGTCAGCGGCTCCGTCTGCGAGGAATACTGCGACGGCAAGAATCTCAAAATGATGTATAGAGAGCTCACGCTGCGCCCCGATTTCGTCGTCATCTGCGAGCCTTCGGACAACGTGATCACGCTGGGCCATAAGGGCAAGGCGCAGATGCGGATAAAGACGCACGGCCTCTCGGCGCACGGCTCTGCGCCGGAAAAGGGGATCAACGCGGTCTATGAGATGGCGGAGATCATCTGCCGCGTCGAGGCGCTCAATAAAAAGCTGACCGCCGGAGGCGACCCGCACGGGACGATCGTACTCTCCGACATCAGCTGCGTCAGCGCTTCTCTCAACGCCGTGCCCAGCGAAGCGGAAATATACCTCGACCGCCGCCTCGTGCTCGGCGAGACGGAGCAAAAGGTGCGCGCCGAGATGGAAGAGCTGATCGCCGGCAAACGCGCGACGTGGGAGACCGGCACGCTGCGCCGCACAAGCTGGCGAGGCGCGGCACTGGTATACGAACCTCTGCACATGGCCTGGAAGCTGGATGAAAGATCGCCGCTCTTCTCCGCGGCGAACGCGGCCTATGAAGAGGCTTTCGGCAGAGCGCCGGAGAGATATGACTTCTGGGACTTCGGGACCAACGCCGTCACCCCCGTAAGCATGGGGATCGACACGATCGGTTTCGGCCCCGGCGAATATAAGCTGGCCCACATGCTCGACGAAAACTGCGAAATCGAAAAGATAAAGGACGCGGCAAGATTCTACGCGGAGCTTATCGGCAAACTGTAA
- a CDS encoding flavodoxin family protein, translating to MKIYILDGGPRKNRNTSAMCESFAKGAAGAGAETETIRLFDYSYTGCRSCFACKVRGGSSFGRCGWRDGISELLEAAANADGVVFASPVYLGTITPQLHAFVERLVFPFIVYDKNYSVIAPKRFETAVIYTMNVKERMFADEYIGAENGGPLGFFERYVTRVFTKPERVCAFNTYQFDDYGKYVADGWDEREKAEWRARELPRELQNAFDAGARMAEKIKKNL from the coding sequence ATGAAGATATATATTCTGGACGGAGGTCCGCGAAAAAACCGGAACACCTCCGCCATGTGCGAAAGTTTCGCCAAAGGGGCCGCCGGCGCGGGAGCGGAGACGGAGACCATCCGCCTCTTCGACTACAGCTATACCGGCTGCCGCAGCTGCTTCGCCTGCAAAGTGCGGGGAGGAAGCTCGTTCGGCCGCTGCGGCTGGCGCGACGGGATATCCGAACTGCTGGAGGCCGCCGCAAACGCGGACGGCGTGGTATTCGCGTCGCCCGTCTATCTGGGAACGATCACGCCGCAGCTTCACGCGTTCGTCGAGAGACTGGTCTTCCCCTTCATAGTCTACGACAAAAATTACAGCGTCATTGCTCCGAAAAGGTTTGAAACCGCCGTAATCTATACGATGAACGTCAAGGAGCGGATGTTCGCGGACGAATATATCGGCGCGGAGAACGGCGGCCCGCTGGGGTTCTTCGAGCGTTATGTGACGCGCGTCTTTACGAAGCCCGAACGCGTCTGCGCCTTCAACACCTATCAGTTCGACGATTACGGCAAATATGTCGCCGATGGCTGGGACGAGCGGGAAAAGGCGGAATGGAGGGCGCGAGAGCTCCCGCGGGAGCTGCAAAACGCCTTTGACGCCGGCGCCCGCATGGCGGAAAAGATAAAGAAAAACCTGTAA
- a CDS encoding 2-oxoacid:acceptor oxidoreductase family protein gives MQKTVEVRWHGRGGQGAKSASAILAEVLFEEGKHVQAFPEYGAERQGAPIRAYNRVSDSPIRRRCGVQNPNIVVVVDPTMVESANPTEGSTEDAVYLVNSAEDAKVLRGRLGVTSKARVLVVDATKITLEELGQNRPNAPLLGALSHVFTDVPVESFVNHFTSKMTKLPKPVLEANRRAILRGRTEAVFA, from the coding sequence ATGCAGAAGACAGTAGAGGTAAGATGGCACGGACGCGGCGGACAGGGCGCAAAGAGCGCCTCGGCGATACTCGCGGAGGTACTTTTTGAAGAGGGCAAACACGTTCAGGCATTTCCGGAATACGGCGCGGAGCGTCAGGGCGCGCCGATCAGAGCCTATAACCGCGTTTCCGATTCTCCGATACGCCGCCGCTGCGGAGTGCAGAACCCCAATATCGTGGTCGTCGTAGATCCGACGATGGTGGAAAGCGCCAATCCCACCGAGGGGTCCACGGAAGACGCCGTCTACCTCGTCAACAGCGCAGAGGACGCGAAGGTCCTCCGCGGCCGCCTCGGAGTGACCTCCAAGGCCCGCGTGCTCGTCGTCGACGCGACAAAGATAACGCTCGAAGAGCTGGGACAGAACCGCCCCAACGCGCCGCTGCTCGGCGCTCTTTCGCACGTATTCACCGACGTTCCCGTCGAGTCGTTCGTAAACCACTTTACAAGCAAGATGACGAAGCTGCCCAAACCGGTGCTTGAGGCAAACCGCCGCGCCATCCTCCGCGGCCGCACGGAGGCGGTGTTCGCATGA
- the alr gene encoding alanine racemase: MKKHDRVYASVDLGAIADNFKNIGCNLTEGTKMIAIVKADAYGHGAVPVSRAIEHEERLWGFAVSTTEEAEELLDGGIAKPVLILGHAFPEDYETLVERNIRPTVSSLAAAAALSHTAALAGRLLPVHLAIDTGMSRIGLRGPRESLAEIKAISGLPNLRLEGIFTHFARADEEELEPTVRQLELFHSFLRLVEEAGIKIPMRHCNNSAGALWNRQGDMEAVRPGIALYGIYPSDETLNPGVALRPAMEIKSHLSHVKDVEAGVSVSYGGTYVTTRENTRIATVPVGYADGYPRSLSNSGSVLIRGRRAKIVGRICMDQFMVDVTEIPGVSQGDEVTLLGRDGGEYIPVEELSALSGRFPYEFLCCVGKRVPRVYQGSN, encoded by the coding sequence ATGAAAAAACATGATCGGGTATACGCCTCCGTCGACTTGGGGGCCATCGCGGACAATTTTAAAAATATCGGCTGCAATCTGACGGAGGGCACAAAGATGATCGCCATCGTCAAAGCCGACGCCTACGGACACGGGGCGGTGCCGGTATCACGGGCTATCGAGCATGAGGAGCGCCTGTGGGGCTTCGCCGTCTCCACAACGGAGGAGGCGGAAGAGCTGCTGGACGGCGGAATCGCCAAGCCTGTGCTGATATTGGGACACGCCTTCCCCGAAGATTACGAAACTCTCGTGGAGAGGAACATTCGCCCGACGGTGTCCAGCCTCGCGGCGGCGGCGGCGCTGTCACACACGGCGGCGCTGGCGGGACGCCTTCTGCCGGTGCATCTGGCGATCGACACAGGGATGTCGCGTATCGGCCTCCGCGGCCCGCGGGAGAGCCTTGCGGAGATCAAAGCGATAAGCGGGCTGCCAAACCTGCGGCTCGAAGGGATATTCACACACTTCGCGCGCGCCGACGAAGAGGAGCTTGAGCCGACCGTCAGGCAGCTCGAACTCTTTCACTCCTTTCTGCGCCTCGTTGAGGAGGCTGGGATCAAAATACCGATGCGCCACTGCAACAACAGCGCGGGGGCACTGTGGAACCGCCAGGGCGATATGGAGGCCGTGCGCCCCGGCATCGCCCTTTACGGCATCTACCCATCGGACGAGACGCTGAATCCCGGAGTGGCGCTGAGGCCGGCGATGGAGATAAAAAGCCACCTCTCCCACGTAAAGGATGTGGAGGCCGGCGTTTCTGTCAGCTACGGCGGCACATACGTCACCACGCGGGAGAATACCCGCATCGCCACAGTTCCCGTCGGTTACGCCGACGGTTATCCGCGCAGCCTGTCCAACAGCGGCAGCGTGTTGATCCGCGGCCGCCGGGCAAAGATCGTCGGGCGTATCTGCATGGACCAGTTTATGGTCGACGTTACGGAGATTCCCGGCGTCAGCCAGGGCGACGAGGTGACGCTGCTGGGAAGGGACGGCGGCGAATATATCCCCGTCGAGGAACTTTCGGCGCTTTCGGGCAGATTTCCCTACGAATTTTTATGCTGTGTAGGCAAACGCGTCCCCAGAGTTTACCAAGGCTCAAACTAA
- the porA gene encoding pyruvate ferredoxin oxidoreductase: MLSKQKVMTSGNLAFAEAMRQINPDVVAAYPITPSTEIPMRFADFVANGKVDSEYVAVESEHSAISACVGASVSGGRVMTASSANGVALMHEIFPIAAAFRAPIVFGLVNRSLGAPVNIHCDHSDSMPERDSGWIQIYCEDAQEVYDSVLLATRLAEDPRVLTPVFVCQDGFITSHCYEPVELLADETVKKFVGERTAAYPLLDTDNPVSYGSFTMSEYYFEIKRNQMEGMNNVLPVYRELSAELEKETGRSYAPIESYRAEDADYLIVIMSSAAGVVKDVVDELRDEGVKAGALRVRFFRPFPAEELLTLAQGKRGVAVLDRSASIGGTAPLAAEVKSVLYNLEKRVPVQEYIFGLGGRDFYAQDARLVFEKMANDDYSARARFIGLLERGDEDERA, translated from the coding sequence ATGTTAAGTAAACAAAAGGTCATGACCTCCGGCAACCTCGCTTTCGCCGAGGCGATGCGGCAGATAAATCCTGACGTCGTAGCGGCGTATCCGATAACGCCCTCCACCGAGATCCCCATGCGTTTCGCCGATTTCGTCGCCAACGGCAAGGTCGATTCCGAATATGTCGCCGTCGAAAGCGAACACTCCGCCATCTCGGCCTGCGTGGGAGCTTCCGTCTCCGGCGGGCGCGTGATGACGGCCTCTTCGGCAAACGGCGTGGCGCTGATGCATGAGATATTCCCCATCGCCGCCGCCTTCCGCGCGCCGATCGTCTTCGGACTGGTGAACCGCTCGCTCGGCGCGCCCGTCAACATCCACTGCGACCATTCTGACAGCATGCCGGAGCGCGACTCCGGCTGGATACAGATATACTGCGAGGACGCGCAGGAGGTCTACGACAGCGTGCTGCTCGCGACGCGCCTCGCGGAGGACCCGCGAGTGCTTACGCCCGTATTCGTCTGCCAGGACGGCTTCATCACGAGCCACTGCTACGAACCCGTGGAGCTGCTCGCCGACGAGACGGTGAAAAAATTCGTGGGAGAACGGACGGCGGCCTATCCGCTGCTCGACACGGACAACCCCGTCTCCTACGGCTCCTTCACAATGTCGGAATATTATTTTGAGATCAAGCGCAATCAGATGGAGGGGATGAACAACGTCCTTCCCGTCTACCGGGAACTCTCCGCGGAGCTGGAAAAAGAGACCGGGCGCAGCTACGCGCCGATCGAGAGCTACCGCGCGGAGGACGCCGACTACCTGATCGTCATCATGTCCTCGGCGGCCGGCGTCGTCAAAGACGTCGTCGACGAGCTCCGCGATGAGGGCGTCAAAGCCGGGGCGCTGCGAGTCCGCTTCTTCCGCCCCTTCCCCGCGGAAGAACTTCTCACGCTCGCGCAAGGCAAAAGGGGCGTCGCGGTGCTCGACCGCAGCGCGAGCATCGGCGGCACCGCCCCGCTCGCGGCGGAGGTAAAATCCGTGCTCTATAATCTCGAAAAACGCGTTCCCGTGCAGGAATATATCTTCGGCCTCGGCGGACGCGATTTCTACGCCCAGGACGCGAGGTTGGTATTTGAAAAAATGGCAAACGACGATTACAGCGCGCGGGCGCGCTTCATAGGACTTCTTGAACGGGGTGACGAAGATGAGCGCGCTTAA
- a CDS encoding thiamine pyrophosphate-dependent enzyme, producing MSALNIKELTKKASPLTQGHRMCPGCGAPTAVRQALMGVNDPVVVVSATGCMEVSTTVYPYSSWRMPFMHIAFENAGAGISGVEAAYKVLRKRGKIDKNIKFVAFGGDGGTYDIGLQSLSGALERGHDFTYICYNNQGYMNTGAQRSSATPQSANATTSPAGSAAPGKLQRAKDLTEIVAAHNIPYVAQTSLHNPLDLVAKVKRAVETEGPAFVNVLVPCPLFWKIDPANQADICRMAVDSKFWPVYEVINGEYVLSYEPKEARPIEDFLRAQGRYAHLFKKGAERFDLVEEAQRDADESWSKLLKKCGR from the coding sequence ATGAGCGCGCTTAACATAAAAGAACTGACAAAAAAGGCCAGCCCGCTCACGCAGGGGCACCGGATGTGCCCGGGCTGCGGCGCGCCCACGGCGGTACGTCAGGCGCTGATGGGCGTCAACGATCCGGTGGTCGTCGTCAGCGCGACCGGCTGCATGGAGGTCTCGACGACCGTCTATCCCTACAGCTCCTGGCGTATGCCCTTCATGCACATCGCCTTTGAGAACGCCGGCGCCGGCATCTCCGGCGTCGAGGCGGCCTACAAAGTGCTCCGCAAAAGGGGCAAAATCGATAAAAATATAAAGTTCGTCGCCTTCGGCGGCGACGGCGGCACCTACGACATCGGCCTCCAGTCGTTATCAGGAGCTCTGGAGCGCGGCCATGATTTCACATATATCTGCTACAACAACCAGGGCTACATGAACACCGGCGCGCAGCGCTCGAGCGCGACGCCGCAGAGCGCGAACGCGACCACCTCGCCGGCCGGCAGCGCCGCGCCCGGCAAGCTCCAGCGCGCGAAGGACCTTACGGAGATAGTCGCCGCCCACAACATCCCCTATGTCGCCCAGACCTCGCTGCACAACCCGCTGGACCTCGTCGCCAAGGTGAAGCGCGCCGTAGAAACAGAGGGGCCGGCCTTTGTCAACGTACTGGTGCCCTGCCCACTCTTCTGGAAGATAGATCCGGCCAATCAGGCGGACATCTGCCGGATGGCCGTCGACAGCAAGTTCTGGCCGGTCTACGAGGTGATAAACGGCGAATACGTCCTCTCATACGAGCCTAAAGAAGCGCGTCCGATAGAGGATTTCCTTCGCGCGCAGGGGCGCTACGCCCACCTCTTCAAAAAGGGCGCGGAGCGCTTCGACCTCGTGGAAGAGGCCCAGCGCGACGCCGACGAGAGCTGGTCGAAACTGCTCAAAAAGTGCGGCAGATAA
- a CDS encoding nitroreductase family protein, with protein MDFIKLAKERYSVRKFAGRKVEKEKIAQILEAGRLAPTAANYQPQRILVIESGESLAKLKGCTPYHFNAPLALLVCYDRTASWKRPYDGYDMGAVDAAIVAAQMMLEATALGLGTTWVGHFDPAAVREAFELPEYLEPVALLPTGYPHENARPSRLHDDRLDLEDTVFYNAFAGLEAGRKGAGAHD; from the coding sequence ATGGACTTTATAAAACTGGCAAAAGAGCGTTATTCGGTGAGAAAATTTGCCGGCCGGAAGGTCGAAAAGGAAAAGATCGCACAGATACTCGAGGCTGGCCGGCTCGCCCCCACCGCCGCAAATTACCAGCCGCAGAGAATACTGGTCATCGAGAGCGGCGAAAGCCTGGCAAAACTGAAAGGCTGCACGCCCTACCACTTCAACGCGCCGCTCGCCCTGCTCGTCTGTTATGACAGGACGGCGAGCTGGAAGCGTCCTTACGACGGATATGACATGGGAGCGGTCGACGCCGCGATCGTCGCCGCGCAGATGATGCTGGAGGCGACGGCGCTGGGCCTCGGCACCACTTGGGTCGGCCATTTCGATCCGGCCGCGGTGAGAGAGGCATTCGAGCTGCCGGAGTATTTGGAGCCTGTGGCGCTCCTGCCGACAGGGTATCCTCACGAAAACGCGAGGCCGAGCCGCCTGCACGACGACCGTCTCGACCTCGAGGACACTGTCTTTTACAACGCTTTCGCGGGGCTCGAAGCGGGGCGAAAGGGCGCGGGCGCGCACGATTAG
- a CDS encoding 4Fe-4S binding protein has protein sequence MSKPQCWQEVPLGTVAFGASALKVQTGLWRSTRPVIDTAKCVSCLKCWIQCPDDSVELNADNMVCGINLFFCKGCGLCEKLCPTKAITMHSEASFAGEDAQSGENPGEVGAHVK, from the coding sequence ATGAGCAAACCGCAATGCTGGCAGGAGGTCCCGCTTGGCACCGTAGCCTTCGGCGCCTCCGCCTTAAAGGTGCAGACGGGACTCTGGCGCTCGACGCGCCCCGTCATAGACACCGCGAAATGCGTATCCTGTCTCAAGTGCTGGATACAGTGTCCCGACGACTCGGTAGAGCTTAACGCCGACAACATGGTCTGCGGGATAAACCTCTTCTTCTGCAAGGGCTGCGGCCTTTGCGAAAAACTCTGCCCCACCAAGGCGATCACGATGCACTCCGAGGCATCTTTCGCCGGCGAGGACGCCCAGTCGGGAGAAAACCCGGGAGAGGTCGGCGCCCATGTTAAGTAA
- a CDS encoding DEAD/DEAH box helicase, whose product MTQEIQEKFSDFDLNPALIKAIERKGFEHPMPVQTAVLEDETIMDNDVIVQAKTGSGKTLAFALPLLNQINARERMPQIIVLSPTRELAQQTAREFAWLGADLGVRVATLVGGLDMERQIRALRDGASVVVGTPGRILDHLRRGTLKTEDIKSVVLDEGDHMLDMGFHDEMEAILKAMDHVERTWLFSATMPPEVLSLTKQYLNAPKKISLVSDVTSHSEITQKAYIIPSRRRFEGLTNVLIWENPSKSLIFCGTRAETQDIADKLCDIGFRATAIHGDMSQRERNNALSALRGGRVSILVATDVAARGLDIDAVSHVLQYGLPQNLEAFVHRSGRTGRAGHEGSNLILLTAREARQFKGMIMHSGSKLKLEWIPAPDAEEIEGQARVRFENNILEHALESNEFESWAQELLKREEAPVLVSGLLAKAYGDQPSGYSIREDVQHEMDREKGRRDSSSGAARGERTQGQHKDRFQRPDMTGGVAVQLAQGRDDGWEVGPLLGALCRNIGIGREDVGNIKLRDSSATVELSPRGAALLEARKDRLERDGLTVSSVKPATGGERRGSFRSDSKPPRRDGGFRRDRDRDRDGERAGRRRFTK is encoded by the coding sequence ATGACACAGGAAATTCAGGAAAAATTTTCAGATTTTGATCTGAACCCCGCGCTGATCAAAGCGATCGAGCGCAAGGGATTTGAACATCCGATGCCCGTCCAGACGGCGGTGCTTGAGGATGAAACTATCATGGACAACGACGTCATCGTCCAGGCGAAGACCGGTTCGGGCAAGACGCTCGCCTTTGCCCTGCCGCTTTTGAACCAGATCAACGCCAGAGAGAGGATGCCGCAAATCATAGTCCTTTCGCCGACCCGCGAACTCGCCCAGCAGACGGCCCGGGAGTTCGCATGGCTCGGAGCCGATCTCGGGGTGCGCGTCGCGACGCTTGTCGGCGGCCTTGATATGGAGCGCCAGATACGCGCGCTGCGCGACGGCGCTTCCGTGGTCGTCGGCACGCCCGGGCGTATTCTCGACCATCTGCGTCGCGGCACGCTGAAAACGGAAGACATAAAGAGCGTCGTCCTCGACGAGGGCGACCATATGCTCGATATGGGCTTCCACGATGAGATGGAAGCGATACTCAAAGCGATGGACCACGTGGAACGCACCTGGCTCTTCTCCGCCACGATGCCGCCCGAGGTCCTTTCGCTCACAAAGCAGTACCTGAACGCGCCGAAAAAGATCTCGCTCGTATCCGACGTAACTTCGCACAGCGAGATCACGCAGAAGGCCTATATAATCCCCTCGCGCAGACGTTTTGAGGGACTCACCAACGTGCTGATATGGGAAAATCCCAGCAAGTCGCTGATCTTCTGCGGTACCCGCGCGGAGACGCAGGATATCGCGGACAAGCTCTGCGACATCGGCTTCCGCGCCACCGCGATACACGGCGACATGAGCCAGCGCGAGCGCAACAACGCCCTTTCGGCGCTGCGCGGCGGACGCGTCTCCATCCTTGTCGCGACGGACGTCGCGGCGCGCGGTCTGGATATCGACGCGGTGAGCCACGTCCTCCAGTACGGCCTGCCGCAGAACCTTGAGGCGTTCGTCCACCGCAGCGGACGCACGGGACGCGCGGGACATGAGGGCAGCAACCTCATCCTCCTTACGGCGCGTGAGGCGCGCCAGTTCAAAGGGATGATCATGCATTCGGGATCTAAACTCAAGCTTGAATGGATACCAGCGCCGGACGCCGAAGAGATCGAAGGGCAGGCGCGCGTCCGTTTCGAGAATAACATTCTCGAACACGCGCTCGAATCAAATGAATTCGAGTCATGGGCGCAGGAACTGCTCAAACGCGAGGAGGCTCCGGTACTGGTCTCAGGGCTGCTCGCCAAGGCATACGGGGACCAGCCGTCGGGTTATTCGATACGCGAGGACGTCCAACATGAAATGGACCGCGAGAAGGGCCGCCGCGACTCAAGCTCAGGGGCGGCACGCGGAGAGAGGACGCAGGGGCAGCACAAAGACCGTTTCCAGCGCCCGGACATGACAGGCGGCGTAGCCGTGCAGCTCGCGCAGGGGCGCGACGACGGCTGGGAGGTCGGTCCGCTGCTTGGCGCGCTTTGCCGCAACATCGGCATCGGCCGCGAGGATGTGGGAAACATCAAACTCCGTGATTCAAGCGCGACGGTGGAACTTTCTCCCCGCGGCGCGGCGCTCCTCGAGGCGCGCAAGGACCGTCTTGAGAGAGACGGCCTCACCGTCAGCTCCGTAAAACCGGCGACGGGCGGAGAACGCCGCGGCTCTTTCCGCTCGGATTCCAAACCTCCGCGCCGCGACGGCGGGTTCCGCAGGGACCGTGACCGTGATAGAGACGGCGAGCGCGCGGGAAGAAGGCGCTTCACAAAGTAA
- a CDS encoding MGMT family protein: MDSFFDRVYRLVKKIPRGKVASYGQIAMMLDSPRAARQVGWAMRRSPKGLPWQRVVMADGSIAGGVDPEACRAILRAEGVAFLPDGRVDMRTCRWNGRKRPASD, from the coding sequence TTGGATTCTTTTTTTGACCGGGTCTACCGGCTGGTAAAAAAAATACCGCGCGGCAAGGTCGCCTCTTACGGCCAGATTGCCATGATGCTGGACAGCCCGCGCGCGGCGAGACAGGTCGGCTGGGCGATGCGCCGCTCTCCGAAGGGTTTGCCGTGGCAGCGCGTCGTCATGGCTGACGGCTCCATCGCCGGCGGCGTCGATCCCGAGGCCTGCCGGGCGATACTCCGCGCCGAGGGCGTCGCCTTCCTGCCGGACGGCCGCGTCGATATGCGGACCTGCCGCTGGAACGGCAGGAAGCGCCCCGCAAGCGATTGA